The window GAAATCGACCGGCTTTGTAGAATGAACCGGAGTAAAGGCAGTTGCAGGCGTTTGCTCCGTTTCGGCAGCGTGCCCTCGCAGCGTTGGGGCAAGCGGAGTCTCGGCCCTGGCTGCGCTTTTCAGAAACAGCCATCGTTGCCAGTTTGCGTTTGGTTCTTACAACCGCTGCGCTCTGGCAACGCACGATTCGCAAAGGCACAGGCGGCGGCACAGATGCGCGCAACTGGCCGATAGGCAAGTCGGGCGCATCTGGGAAACGGTTCACAATATTCGATAGTCAAGACTTTCGGCCCTCGCCGGATTTTTCAGACTATCGAGAATTGAAACTCAGTCCGTTTTGTTTTACAGCGAACCTTGGCAAAGCAAGCCTTAGACAACGTGCGGGAGAAGATGAAAAATGGGGAATTCTAAAGGTCGTATTCTGGTTGTCGACGACGATGCACTGAATCGGATTAAGCTTTCTACCAACCTTGAAGAAGATGGTTGCGAGGTTGAACTCGCGAAAGATGGCGAACAAGCTTTGAAGATGCTGGGTGGAGGTTCTTACGATACTGTTCTCCTCGACCTGATGATGCCGGTGATGGATGGTTTTGCTGTCCTCGAACACGTTCAAAATCATAATGAGTTGCAGCACATTCCGTTTATTGTAATTTCTGCCGAAGAGGACATGAATAGTATTGTGCGTTGCATCGAAATGGGCGCCGCCGATTATCTACCTAAACCTTTTAATCCGACGCTGCTGCGCGCACGCGTCGGCGCGTGTCTCGAAAAGAAGCGTTCTCGCGACCGCGAGCAGGAGCTTTTCGCTGAACTTCAAGAACGCTACCAGCAACTGCGCGAGCTGAATCAGACCATTCAGGAACAGGCCGACTTGCTGAAAGAAGTTAGCATCCGCGATGAGTTGACGCGACTTTACAACCGGCGTCATTTTAACGAGCAAGCGGCCCGCGAATTTGCGCAATCGCAGCGCCACGGGCATCCGCTGACGATGATGATTGGTGACATCGACCATTTTAAGCGCATCAATGACACCTTCTCCCACGCGACAGGTGATGATGTTTTGCGTCAAGTTGCGCGTGTGCTGCAGGACAACACGCGCGAAGGCGACATCCTCGCGCGTTACGGCGGCGAAGAGTTTGTTATTGCGCTTCCGCAAACCGATCTCGAACAGGCTGCGACCGTTTGTGAAAAATTGCGGCTGGCGATTGAGTCTCATGCGTGGCACGAAATTCATCCAGACCTTCGCGTTACCATGAGCATGGGCTTGAACTCGAACATCCAGTTGAGCAGCTACGACAAAATGATTGACGCCGCCGACGAGCTTCTCTACAAGGCAAAAGAAAGCGGCAGAAACCGTGTTTGTGCTTCGTAGCTTCAAGCTTCTTTGCTACCTGAAAAGCTAAAGCTCCAGCGCAATGCCGGAGCTTTAGCTTTTGAGGAGTCCGGTCGAATTCGACCGTACTTGTTATTTGGTTCTTTTCGCGCGGACGATTTTGTTTTTGCCGGTGCGTTTGGCTTCGTAAAGCGCTTTGTCGGCGGCATCGTTGAGAATCGCGGCATCATCGAATTCGGGAAATTCAGCGACGCCACACGAAAACGTGACTTCGAAATCGACTTCCGTGGTGCGATGATGCAATTGAGAAAAACCGACGCGAATTTTGTCGAGCACTTGCTCGGCGGTTTCGCCATCGGTGTCGCTGAGAATGACCGCGAATTCTTCGCCGCCATAACGCCCGATGATGTCGGTCTTGCGCAACCGTTGGTTGAGCAAGCGCGACAAACTTTTAATCACGCGGTCGCCGACAAGGTGCCCGAAGCGGTCGTTGATGCTTTTGAAGTTGTCGATGTCCACCATCGCAAACGAAATCGTGCCATCGCCGCGCGCCGCGCGCGCGACTTCAATCGCCAAACGCTCTTTGATAGTGGTGTGATTGAGCAAGCCTGTCAGCGAATCGCGAATCATGAACGAGCGCAACTGGCGCGAACGCTTGGCGCGCGTCATCACCGAAGAAATCAAGTGTTCGGCGCCGATGGGTTTTTCCAGAAAGTCGTCGGCACCCGAACTCATCGCGGCGAGCTGCTTGTCGATGCTTTTTTCCGCTGACAAGAACACAATCGGGATCGAAACAAAATCTTCCTGCTGCCGGATAACTGTCGCCAACTCCAATCCGGTGCACTGCGGCATGTAAACGTCCATCAAAATCAGGTCGGGCCGGAAATCGACAAGCGCAGGCATCACTTTGAGAGGATTGTTTACAACAAGCGTGCTCATGCCAGCGCCCTGGAGCGTAAGCGCAAAGTAAGCGGCGAGTGCCGGTTCGTCATCAACGACCAAAATACGATACGGCTCGGGAACCTCGTGTTCGGTGAGCGTATCGAGCTTATCGACCAAGTCAGCGGCATCGAGGGGTTTCGTGAAATACGCATCGCCACCGGCCCGCACGCCTTCCAATCGCGCGTCGATGTCAGCGCGCGCCGAGATGAACAACACCGGAATATGGGTTTCGGACAAGCGCTGCACGTCGCGCACCGCATCAAAGCCCGCGCTGTCGCCTTCAGCCAGAATCACATCGGCGACGATGGCGGCAGGCACTTCGCTTTCGACGGCTTCGCGCAGTTGGGTGGTATTTTCGTAACAGCGAACGGTGTAGCCAAAGGTGCCGATTTGCAGCGCGATGTCGGTTGCAAACAGTTCGTCATCTTCCACGACGTAAATCAGACGGTTTTCGGTTCCGCGCCACGGCGAATGCGCAGCGAGCAAATGTTCTTCGAAGGGCGCAGCTTGTCCATCGGGCGCAAGCGACAGTGCGGCCATGCGACGAATGTGGGTTTCAACGGCTACAGCATCGTGCGCCGCCCGGCCTTCCATGACTTCCAGCAAATTGGCTTCGAGTGCGCGAGATTCGTCGGAGAGTTTGGAAAATCCGTAAGTTTTGCCCGAACCTGAAAGCCCGTGCGCCATGCGATGCAATTCGCGCAGCGCCGCCGTGTCGGTCGGGCGAATGGAATAATGCTCGTTGAGCGCGCGGATTTTTTCGATGCGCGCTGGCAATTCCGCCGCGTAATTTTCACGCAGCAACTGCAACTGCGCCGTTACTTCATCCAGTGACTTAATATCGTTCATAAAAAGGTACGGTCGAATACGACACAACAATTCGCTACGTTGAAGTTTGCGCCGCAGGGGCGGGCGTTGCCCCTGCTGTGGCTTGCGCATGAACGGCGCGGACTTTATCGGAAAGGGTCATCGGGTCGAACGGCTTAGAAATTACGTCGGCTGCGCCCAGCGCGCGATATTGCCCGATTTCGTCTGGCTGAACCTTGGCTGTAATGAAAACAACTGTTGTGTTCGTGAGCGAAGGAATCTCGCGCAGCTTCGACAAAGTTGTCGGGCCGTCCATTGATGGCATCATTACGTCGAGCAGAATCAAATCGGGAGCAAACGCCGGAGCCGTTTGCAACGCTTCGTCGCCGCTGGAACACATCTCGACTGTGAAGCCGCCAACCATTTCCAACGCGAATCGTGCGATTTGCTGAATGTCGCCTTCATCTTCCACCATCAGAATTTTTTGAAGCATTATCGAGTTTTTTCTCCGTGCAGTTACGCAGTATGCTCGGAATCGACCGTACTGCTAACGAGCGTCGTTGCCTGTTTCCCACTCTCTACAGTTCCGTCTTCCACAGCATTGCCTAACAAGGCCTGAATCGTCGCGCGTAACGTGGTGTTGGTTGTGCGCGACTTTTCCAGAACGGCTTCGGTTTCCCGCGCATCGTCGCGGCTCAGGTCGCGCGCGGAAAAAACCACAACCGGCACCGGCACCGCTGTTCCTTTCAGTTGCGGCAGCAAATCGAGGCCGTTGCCGTCGGGTAAGCCGACATCCAGAATCACCAGATCGTAATGCTCGTGCGCCAACTTTTCGCGGGCCTGAGCCATGGTTTGTGCGCTGTCGCAATCGGCGGTGTCGTGCAAAATCCCCTGGACAACGCGCAAAATATCGGGATCATCTTCGATATGAAGCACATGTGCACGCTCTCCCAAATGTCGTGCCGCGCGGCGCACAGCACGATGCAGGCGCGAGGAATCGATGGGTTTTTCGAGCCAATCGACAATACCGACGGCGTCGCCGGTCAGGAACATATCGTTTTCTAAACGACGTCTTCCTTGCATCGCAGTTGCCGAAACGACCACAATTGGCAAATCGCGCGTGGCGGCTTCGCTGCGTAAGTCGCGGATAAACGAAACACCGTCGCCGTCGGGAAGCGATAAATCCAGTGTCAGCGCGAAATACGAAGTGCTGTCGAGAAACTCGCGCGCCATTTTGATATTGCGCGCAATATCGCTGGCGAAGCCAATGTCGCGCAGCAGCAAACGCAGCAATTCGGCGATGTCGGGGTCGTCCTCGCAAATTAAGATGCGCGCCAAGCTGCTCGTCGCCGAACGAACGGGGAGCGTCCGTTCGCCCCACTGAGGCAGATCAAAGAAGAACGTGGTGCCCTTTGCGTCGCAGCGATAATTGATGGTGCCGCCGAGTTTTTCGACAATCGATTTGCAAATGCTCAGGCCCAGACCGGTGCCGCCTTTGGCACGCGTGTCGGAAGCATCGGCCTGGGCAAATTTGTCGAAAATGCGTTCCTGAAAGGCAGTGGGCACGCCCGGCCCCTGATCGGTGACGCTGACACGCCAGGTGTTCGCTTGCACGGCAAGGCCGATTTCGACCGTACCTCCGCGCGGTGAAAACTTTACCGCGTTGGAAATCAGGTTGTCCATCACTTGTGTCAGGCGATCGGCGTCGGCGCAGACGCGAGCGCCGGGCGGCAGATTGTTGCGCAAGCTGTAACGCACATCAAATATAACGCCGTAGCCTTTTGCGCCTTCGATGGCGGTGGCCACAACTGCGGCCAAGTCCAGGGGTTGGAGATAAAAATCGACGCGGCCTGTCTCGATTTTCTCAATATCGAGAATATCGTTGATAAGTCGCACTAGCCGTTCGGCGTTGCTCGAAGCAATATCGATGAGCGGCTTGGCAGCGGGCGGCAGTTTGCCGGCGACTTCTCCGGACAGCAGGCCAAGGGAGCCGCGAATCGAAGTCAGCGGAGTGCGCAACTCGTGGCTGACGGTTGAGATAAATTCGCTCTTCAAACGGTCGATTTTCTTGCGCTCGGTGATGTCGCGCGAGAAAACCGTCGCGCCTGTAACGCCGTGTTCGCCGATAATCGGTGAAAAGGCCAGTTCCTGTTCGCTAGTCCGGCCCCGGCTTTCGCGCACGCGTTCGATAAGGAAACTTTCGCCGGACAAGGCGCGGTCGTACAGCGTTTTCCAATCGTCGTGGGTTTCGTCGAAGAGGGCCGTTAAATCTTGGCCCACAACGCAGGGGACGCCAAACTTTTCGGCGACCCCATTACAAAAAGCCTTGTTGAATTGCGTCAAGCAATAGTTGCGGTCGACCGACCAGATGGCGTCGGACGTGCTTTCGATGAGGGCCGAAAGACACGCCTGCGATTCGTGCAAATCCTGCTGCGCCGCTGCGTGATCGGTGATTTCCGTTTCCAAACGCGCATTGCTTGCGACAAGACGCGTTGTGTTCTGCATCACGACGTCGAAAATGAGAAAGGAAAGAGCCAGAATACAAATACATGCCAGCAACAACGCGCCGCCTGCCATTTGCTGAACACGATTCTGCTTCGCCGTTTGCTCTTTAGAAAGGCGCGCTTCCTCAGCGCGAATTTGCGTCAGCAACGTTTGCATCTGCGCCAGAGCGGTGCGGTTGGAATTGTTGGCGCGCCACACGCCGAACGCGGTGCGTAATCGCTGGACCTGACGCTGCTGAACGGCACTGCCGCGCGTGAGCGAAGCGAGATTGTCCAAGCGTGTGGCGAATGCTTTTTGCTGCGAACGCGCATCCAGCTTCCTGCGCGCGCCTTGCTTCCAGCGAGCGAGGTCATCTTCAAGTCGATGGACGATTGCCGTCACGCGATACGAATGAGTGTAAATCTCTTCGGCTTGCGAAAGGCGCGAAAGGTTGGAGCCAGCGATGAAAACCAGACACAACAAGACGCCAGCAAGGGCGGTAAAAATCAGGCGCCATTGTCTCGACATCGGGACGCGGCGTGCTGGTTTTGGGGCGGCACTTTCGCGGTCTGCGCTCATGGTGCTTCAATGATAACCGCAAAACAGCAAGATTGTTAAATTGTTTGGGAGCCTGCAGCAGGTACGGTCGAAATCGACCGTACCTTATGGCGCGCGAAGTTTATGGCGCAAAGGAGAATTCGATTTCGGGCGAGGTTTCCTGTCCGCCGTTTGGCGTCAGAACAACTAAACGTGCGCGGTGTTTGCCGGACGTGAAGCGATCACGCGCGACGGTTATGCGATACGGAGATTTGTTGGTGAGCGCGACAGTGCGCCCGTCGATTTGCCAGATAAGGCCGCGCGGCTTCATGTTGAGCGGCAACTGCGCGCGCAACGTGAGGTCATCGGCGACGACCTGGCCATCTTCCAGACCACGCAAGTAGGGAATGTCGATGTTGTTGGCAATTGCGCCCGACCGCTCCAGAGCTTCCATGTCCAACGCACGACGTCCACCCGACGAGCCGGAAACTGTTGTTCCTGCTTTGGGCCGCACCGCGTAGCGCGCCGGGTCGTAAGCGACTTTCGAGAGGAAATGATCGTTCGCTACCAGCTTGCGATATGTCGCCAGGACGCGGCCATCATCAATGAACGAGTAATTATTGTTGGCGCGTTTGGCGCGAATCGTGTCCCAGACAAAGTAGTTGACGCTTTTCACCCGCGGGAAACGCTCGCGCAGGCCGTCGTAAAAGCGCGTCATTTTCTCGATGGCAAAGTCCACGGTGTCTTCGCCCGTTCCGCGACAGCGAATCGTCGCCGCATATTCGGAAATATGAATCGGCTTGCGCTGACCGTAGTTTTCGTAAATAAATTGCAGCCATTCGAGCGGGTCTTTTTGCGCCGCAGGCCGCAGCGGATCGCCGTTATTGACGTAAACACTGTAGATGTTCATGCCAACCCAATCGACAGCGTCATCGCCCGGATAAAACTGTGCAATTGTGCTTTGCGGCTCGGCAAAAGGCGTCCACACCATCGCCACGTTGGGCGCTTCCTCGGCCATAATCTGGTGCATGAGCCGGAACTTTTCGCGGTACTGCGCCGGATTCTTGCCGTACGCCGTCCACGGGCCGTTCATTTCTGAAGCCCAGCGCAAGAAAATTGGCACACCCGAACGTGCCGCATCGCGCGCCCACGAGCGCAGATAAGTGCCATCGACGACCTCATCCAACCCTGCGTTGGGTTCGTAGGCGATGTGCGGTGCAGCGCCCGCTTTCTTTACTTTATCGACCCATTCTTTGGGAAAAGGCCGCCCGTAACCGACATAGGTGAAATACGAGGCGTGCTTCTTTTTGGTGAGTTCTTCAAAGGCGCCGATGTTGCCTAGGACGGTGAAATCGCGCTCAATGAACGCGCCGACATAGCAACCCTTTTCCGGCTCGAACTTGGCGAGAGTTTGCGACCAAGCTTCAGTGGCAAAGCCGCACAAAACGGACAACAACAACAAATGCTTCATAAATCGGTCGCAGTATAACGGCAGAAAATGGAAAAACGATGAAAAGTACGGGCCGTTTCGACCGTACTCCTTGCGCGCCGTTGCGCTTTTCCCTTCCAGACCTCGCGTGTGTCACTGCAAAGCGCTTGCTAGACTGGAATTAATGCCAATGCGAAACACCGATAAATAAGTACGGTCGAAAAGGGCCGTATCTCACTTCTTTGAAACATCTGCGCGTGGGCTGCGTCCCGGCGCGAAATTTCCTCAAGGTCTTTTTATGAAAAACTCTCGTGTACTGGCGGCGCTGTGTGCCGCGACTGTTCTTTCGCCGGTTCTTGTTCACGCCGACGAAACCTCCGACTCCACCGATGGCGTTTTGATCGCTCAGGCTGCGACAAATAAACCAGCAGCCAAACCTGCGCCAGTCGCAGGTGTCGCTGCCGAAGTCAACGGCGAAAAAATTCCCCTCGGCGACGTCGAGCGCGCCGTCTCGGTTTTACGTGATAGCGAGCCAGCGCTGCGGACCGGTTCTGCCGAAGCAAACAAGACGCTGGAGAATATTCGCCAGCAGCATTTGGAAAATCTCATTACGCAGGCGTTGCTTGCCCAGGACGCGCGTAAAAGGAACATCGCGCCCCCTAAAGCCGAAGTGGATAAAGCTGTGACGGCGCTGCAGAAAGGCATGAAGCCGGAAGAGTTTCAGAAGGCGCTCACCGAAGACGGCAAAACGACGGAAGACGTACGTCGCATGATCGTCGAAGATATGTCGATTCGCGAACTCTCACGCCGTCTCACAGGTGACATCACAGTTTCCGACGCTGAGATCCAAGCTTCGTATCGCGCGGATGTCGCCCTGTGGACGGTGCCGGAAACCGCGCGCGCTAGCCACGTTCTGATCGCTTTCAAAGAAGGCGCAACCGCTGCCGATAAAGCCAAACAGCTTGTGCTGGCGAAAGACATTCTCAAGCAGGCGAAAAATCCGAACACCGATTTTACAAAGTTGGCGAAAACCTACTCGCAAGACCCCGGTTCGAAAGATCAGGGCGGTGATGTTGGTGATTTCGACCGCGAACGCATGGTCAAGCCGTTCGCCGATGCGGTGTGGGCAAATCCGGTCGGTTCGGTTGTCGGTCCGGTCGAAAGCGAATTCGGCTATCACATCATTCGCATTACTGGCAAAAAACCGTCGGCTGTTGTGCCGCTCGATTTTCAAATTCAGCAAGGCTTGACGGTGCGTGAAGCGATTCGCGCGCGCTTGCTGCGCGGAAAAGTGCAGACTCGTTTGGAAGCGCACCTGAAAACGCTGCGCGCCGCCGCAACCATCAAGAAATATATCTAGAAGGTTGAAAGGTGAACGAAAAAGAGTACGGTCGATTTCGACCGTACTCTTTTTTATTGTGCTTCGGGGTAGCTGCCGAGAATTTTTACCGAAACGGTGTGTTCTTTGAGGTCTTCCAACGCCGCGCGCAGGTTCTCATCGCGGATATGCGCTTGCAAGTCGGCAAAGAAACGATATTCCCATGCGCGTTGGCGGCTGGGCCGCGATTGAATCATCGACAGGTTGATACCGCGCGCCGTGAAAACCCCAAGCACATCGACCAACGCGCCCGGCTTGTGCGGCACCTGAAACGCGAGCGAAGTTTTGTCCTGGCCTGACGGCGCGGGCGCAGCAGTCGTCGGGCCAACGACGAAAAATCGCGTCTTGTTACCCGCAAGGTCTTCAATATCGGCAGCGCCCAAACCGAGATTATAAATATTGCCTGCGAGCGCCGAACCAATCGCGGCGGTGCCCGGTTCTTGCGCCGCCATTTCAGCGCCTCGTGCTGTCGAAGAAACCGGTACAAGCGCCGCCGAAGGAACGTGCGAGCGCAGCCACGCGCGGCATTGCGCCAAAGCATGCGGATGCGAATAGATTTTTTCGATGCGGTCGAGCGGTTCGTTGGAAAGCAGGCACAGATGAATGAGCAATTCGATTTCGGCGCAAATCGTTAATTCCGTGTCGGCCAGCAAATCGAGGTTGCTCATGACGACGCCTTCGATGGAATTTTCAATGGCGATGACGCCGTAATCGGCGCCGCCCGCTGTCGAGCCGCGCACAACTTGCGCACAGATTTCGTCGGGAGTGACGCAGGGAACTGGCGAAAACGTCGAGCCGAAATATTGAACCGCCGCTTCCTGCGTATTGGTTCCGGCAGGGCCAAGAAACGCCACGCGCGTGGCGCCTTCGGCGTTGCGGCATGCAGAAATTATTTCGCGGTAAATCGCGGTAATCGCGATGTTGCTCAACTCGCCGCCATGTGACGCGTTCTTTTGCTTGAGTCGCTCGAAAATTAGGCGTTCGCGCGCCGGATCGTGCAAAGGCAATCCGAGTTCTTCTTTTTTCGCGCCGACTTTAAGCGCCCAACCGACGCGCTCGTTTAATAAGCGAACGATTTCTTCATCGAGAGCATCGATACGCGCGCGCTCTTCTTTAAGAACCTGCGACAAAATTTCCCACGGGCCGTTGTTTTCTGCGGTGTTCATCGCCAAAAGCCTAACAAGTTGGAGCGGTTTCACAAAGTCCGGTCGATTTCGACCGTACCTCACGAATGTCTTCGATAGCGGAACAGATCGAATCGCTGTCGCCAAAGGGCACCAGATAAAGACCTTCGCGCGGTTCGATTCCGCAGCCTGCCGTGGCGATAACTGGAACGCCTGCCGCCAACGCCCGCATCAGCAAGCGCGGCGAGTTGTCCCACACCGACGGCATTACGACAGCCAACGCTTCGCGCCAATTCGTCGTAACGCGCATTTTGGCGGGCTTCCAGAAATCGATGCCTTCGTGAGAAACGCCCGATGCCCAGACCTCGATATCGAGCGCAAGTGCGGCTTCGCGCACCGCGTGACAGCCGTTGCGCGCAACCGCCGGGCCTGGAAAAAAGATGGCGTCGGAGATTGCGGAAGTCTGTTTCTCCGTTTTCGGTTCGTGCCAGGGCAAACGCTGCGCGTGAGGAAACATTGCCGCCAAAGCTTTATGAGGAGTCCACAACGTGCGCGCATGGGCGAGAGCTTCGCGTTCGACATTTACGACATTTTGCGGTGCGCGAAAATCGCGCAATGTCGGCGCTGCGATGCGCAGAGAAGCCTCGTCGAGCCGCGCGTGCAATTCATGCAGTGGCAGACGGGTCATGAGGACATCGAAGCTGCGACCGCCGAGCGCGCCCTGTTGCCACAGAAACGGCAGAAAACCTTGCGCGACGACAAGATGCGTTGTTTCGTAATCGATGCGATGCGCGAAGTAACCGGCAATGCGCGCCGTTCCCTGCAGAGAGGCCGCGCGTTTGGCTGCGCCTTCACCTGCGAAGCGTGTCGCCGCGCCGCGATACCAACGCCGCCAACCGGCGTTGTCCGGCGTCCAGATTTCGTGCGCTTTTTGTTTTGCGAGTTCTTCAAATTCTGGCCACTCTTCGTCGAGCAGCCACAAAGTACGGTCGATTTCGACCGTACTTTGTGCGGGCGAATGGCGGAAACACGCACTTTGCCCGCAAGAACCGCACGAATGTGCCGCAGGGTTGAGAAGCGGCGTTGGCGCATTGAGCGACGAAAGCGGAACGAGCGGCTGAACTGCAACGGGTTGGCGTGCGAGGAAACGCACAACGAGTTCATCGTGTGACAGCTTGGCGCTGATTTGCATTTCGCATTGGGGCCGAAAACGTAAGTCGATGTAATTCCACGCAACAGTGGCATCGCGGCCCTGCGCGGCAGACGAGCCGGGAACGGTTTGCGAATGTGCCCAACGCTCGACGATTTCACAGCCACTATCGAGCGCTGCTGCGTACAGCGCGTTGGAAAGCTGGCACAAGCCGCCGCCGACAGCGGGAATCAGGCAACCCTCGCGCAATAAACGGCCTGAGACGTAGCCGCGCCGCGTCGTCGCCTGTCCAATTTGTTTCCAAAACGAAAAAAGTTCGTTTGCCGGAATAATTGTGCCATCGAGACGGCGCAAAGCCGCGCGCAAGTTTTGCACTTTCCCCTTTTGCAAACGAACTTCGGCAGGCGAAGCATCGTTCCACAGGGGTGAACGCGATTGGGCGAGAACATAATTAAAGCCGGTGCCGTCTGGACGCGGCCATGCTCGCACGCCCGATGTGACGTCGCGCGCGCCGCGTCGCATTTGCAGCACAGTGGCTTTGGTGCGGAAGAGGACAGCGGCGTGACGCGTGGGCACATTGCTCATACTGATATTGTAAGTCGCTGGCAGGCAAAACGCTGTATTGCCGAGCGCGTTACACTTGGCGCGCTTAGAGAAGTGAACGTCATGTTAAAACTCCAAACTCTGCGAGGTGCGCGATGGCAACCGCTGGCTCGCTAAAAGAATCATTGAAAGACGAAGCGCCGCTCGCGCCCGACCAGGCGCGCATCGACGATATTCCTGCCGGCTTGATGACCAAATGCACAAGCTGCGGCACGATGCTGGTCACTAAAGATTGGCTGCGCGACCTGAAGGTTTGCGCGCGCTGCGGCTACCACACGACCATCGGCGCGTGGGAACGCATCGCGTTGCTTTCCGACGAAGGCTCGTTTCAAGAATGGGCTGCCGACCTCGCGCCGCGCGACCCGTTGAACTTCGACGGCTACGGCGGCAAGAAAACCGCGTCGCAGATTAAAACCGGCCTACGCGATTCATGCGTCATCGGCGGCGCAACGCTCGACGAACGCCCCATCGCCATCGGTGCATCCGATTTCGGTTTCATGGGCGGCTCGATGGGCAGCGTTTACGGCGAGAAAGTGACGCTCCTTTTGGAAGGCGCTCTCGAACGCAAATGCCCCGCGATCATGTGCAGCTCTTCGGGCGGCGCGCGAATGCAGGAAGGTTTGCTTTCGCTGATGCAAATGGCGAAAACCTCCGCAGCCGTCGCGCGCTTGCAGAATGCAGGCATTCCGTTTATTTCGGTTCTGACGCATCCTTCAACCGGCGGCGTGCAGGCGAGCTATGCCTCGCTGGGCGATGTTCTTTTCGCCGAACCGGGCGCGCTGATTGGCTTTACC is drawn from Abditibacteriaceae bacterium and contains these coding sequences:
- a CDS encoding diguanylate cyclase, translating into MGNSKGRILVVDDDALNRIKLSTNLEEDGCEVELAKDGEQALKMLGGGSYDTVLLDLMMPVMDGFAVLEHVQNHNELQHIPFIVISAEEDMNSIVRCIEMGAADYLPKPFNPTLLRARVGACLEKKRSRDREQELFAELQERYQQLRELNQTIQEQADLLKEVSIRDELTRLYNRRHFNEQAAREFAQSQRHGHPLTMMIGDIDHFKRINDTFSHATGDDVLRQVARVLQDNTREGDILARYGGEEFVIALPQTDLEQAATVCEKLRLAIESHAWHEIHPDLRVTMSMGLNSNIQLSSYDKMIDAADELLYKAKESGRNRVCAS
- a CDS encoding diguanylate cyclase, which translates into the protein MNDIKSLDEVTAQLQLLRENYAAELPARIEKIRALNEHYSIRPTDTAALRELHRMAHGLSGSGKTYGFSKLSDESRALEANLLEVMEGRAAHDAVAVETHIRRMAALSLAPDGQAAPFEEHLLAAHSPWRGTENRLIYVVEDDELFATDIALQIGTFGYTVRCYENTTQLREAVESEVPAAIVADVILAEGDSAGFDAVRDVQRLSETHIPVLFISARADIDARLEGVRAGGDAYFTKPLDAADLVDKLDTLTEHEVPEPYRILVVDDEPALAAYFALTLQGAGMSTLVVNNPLKVMPALVDFRPDLILMDVYMPQCTGLELATVIRQQEDFVSIPIVFLSAEKSIDKQLAAMSSGADDFLEKPIGAEHLISSVMTRAKRSRQLRSFMIRDSLTGLLNHTTIKERLAIEVARAARGDGTISFAMVDIDNFKSINDRFGHLVGDRVIKSLSRLLNQRLRKTDIIGRYGGEEFAVILSDTDGETAEQVLDKIRVGFSQLHHRTTEVDFEVTFSCGVAEFPEFDDAAILNDAADKALYEAKRTGKNKIVRAKRTK
- a CDS encoding response regulator; the protein is MLQKILMVEDEGDIQQIARFALEMVGGFTVEMCSSGDEALQTAPAFAPDLILLDVMMPSMDGPTTLSKLREIPSLTNTTVVFITAKVQPDEIGQYRALGAADVISKPFDPMTLSDKVRAVHAQATAGATPAPAAQTST
- the pheA gene encoding prephenate dehydratase, whose translation is MNTAENNGPWEILSQVLKEERARIDALDEEIVRLLNERVGWALKVGAKKEELGLPLHDPARERLIFERLKQKNASHGGELSNIAITAIYREIISACRNAEGATRVAFLGPAGTNTQEAAVQYFGSTFSPVPCVTPDEICAQVVRGSTAGGADYGVIAIENSIEGVVMSNLDLLADTELTICAEIELLIHLCLLSNEPLDRIEKIYSHPHALAQCRAWLRSHVPSAALVPVSSTARGAEMAAQEPGTAAIGSALAGNIYNLGLGAADIEDLAGNKTRFFVVGPTTAAPAPSGQDKTSLAFQVPHKPGALVDVLGVFTARGINLSMIQSRPSRQRAWEYRFFADLQAHIRDENLRAALEDLKEHTVSVKILGSYPEAQ
- a CDS encoding response regulator; this encodes MSADRESAAPKPARRVPMSRQWRLIFTALAGVLLCLVFIAGSNLSRLSQAEEIYTHSYRVTAIVHRLEDDLARWKQGARRKLDARSQQKAFATRLDNLASLTRGSAVQQRQVQRLRTAFGVWRANNSNRTALAQMQTLLTQIRAEEARLSKEQTAKQNRVQQMAGGALLLACICILALSFLIFDVVMQNTTRLVASNARLETEITDHAAAQQDLHESQACLSALIESTSDAIWSVDRNYCLTQFNKAFCNGVAEKFGVPCVVGQDLTALFDETHDDWKTLYDRALSGESFLIERVRESRGRTSEQELAFSPIIGEHGVTGATVFSRDITERKKIDRLKSEFISTVSHELRTPLTSIRGSLGLLSGEVAGKLPPAAKPLIDIASSNAERLVRLINDILDIEKIETGRVDFYLQPLDLAAVVATAIEGAKGYGVIFDVRYSLRNNLPPGARVCADADRLTQVMDNLISNAVKFSPRGGTVEIGLAVQANTWRVSVTDQGPGVPTAFQERIFDKFAQADASDTRAKGGTGLGLSICKSIVEKLGGTINYRCDAKGTTFFFDLPQWGERTLPVRSATSSLARILICEDDPDIAELLRLLLRDIGFASDIARNIKMAREFLDSTSYFALTLDLSLPDGDGVSFIRDLRSEAATRDLPIVVVSATAMQGRRRLENDMFLTGDAVGIVDWLEKPIDSSRLHRAVRRAARHLGERAHVLHIEDDPDILRVVQGILHDTADCDSAQTMAQAREKLAHEHYDLVILDVGLPDGNGLDLLPQLKGTAVPVPVVVFSARDLSRDDARETEAVLEKSRTTNTTLRATIQALLGNAVEDGTVESGKQATTLVSSTVDSEHTA
- a CDS encoding glycosyl hydrolase: MKHLLLLSVLCGFATEAWSQTLAKFEPEKGCYVGAFIERDFTVLGNIGAFEELTKKKHASYFTYVGYGRPFPKEWVDKVKKAGAAPHIAYEPNAGLDEVVDGTYLRSWARDAARSGVPIFLRWASEMNGPWTAYGKNPAQYREKFRLMHQIMAEEAPNVAMVWTPFAEPQSTIAQFYPGDDAVDWVGMNIYSVYVNNGDPLRPAAQKDPLEWLQFIYENYGQRKPIHISEYAATIRCRGTGEDTVDFAIEKMTRFYDGLRERFPRVKSVNYFVWDTIRAKRANNNYSFIDDGRVLATYRKLVANDHFLSKVAYDPARYAVRPKAGTTVSGSSGGRRALDMEALERSGAIANNIDIPYLRGLEDGQVVADDLTLRAQLPLNMKPRGLIWQIDGRTVALTNKSPYRITVARDRFTSGKHRARLVVLTPNGGQETSPEIEFSFAP
- a CDS encoding peptidylprolyl isomerase yields the protein MKNSRVLAALCAATVLSPVLVHADETSDSTDGVLIAQAATNKPAAKPAPVAGVAAEVNGEKIPLGDVERAVSVLRDSEPALRTGSAEANKTLENIRQQHLENLITQALLAQDARKRNIAPPKAEVDKAVTALQKGMKPEEFQKALTEDGKTTEDVRRMIVEDMSIRELSRRLTGDITVSDAEIQASYRADVALWTVPETARASHVLIAFKEGATAADKAKQLVLAKDILKQAKNPNTDFTKLAKTYSQDPGSKDQGGDVGDFDRERMVKPFADAVWANPVGSVVGPVESEFGYHIIRITGKKPSAVVPLDFQIQQGLTVREAIRARLLRGKVQTRLEAHLKTLRAAATIKKYI